One Brevibacillus choshinensis genomic window carries:
- the lpdA gene encoding dihydrolipoyl dehydrogenase: protein MVVGEVAVETDVVVIGGGPGGYAAAIRLGQLGKSVVLIEKGELGGVCLNRGCIPSKALIHAAGEYHKLAGLSKLGIELPAGDASFHMPKWQSWKESVVSQLSQGVDQLCQANGVTLVKGVATFLSSDRIGVETGGDFETYKFRHAIIATGSRPYIPPFLEPDHEYLLDSTDALKLQVIPHTLAIVGGGYIGMELGMAFAKLGSKVTVIEAADRILPQTASHLTAEVLKQARKLGMTVKSGTLVESANVSGGQVELEIRSPQNGHERLCTDKALITIGRVPHTADLGLAQANVSVSERGYIPVDNTCRTSHPHIFAIGDVTPGPALAHRASKQGIVAAEVIAGLPSSVDSPYVPYVIFTEPQIAGVGMTKEEAQQQGYQVKVASFPYRANGKALAIDAKEGFAEVIVDEKSHLLLGMHVVGGDASNLIAEGTLALEMAARVEDVVLTMHPHPTLSEVWVEAAEAALGHAIHIVNKPKVATS, encoded by the coding sequence ATGGTAGTCGGAGAAGTGGCGGTAGAAACAGACGTAGTTGTGATCGGAGGAGGCCCAGGCGGATACGCAGCCGCTATTCGTCTGGGGCAATTGGGCAAGTCCGTTGTCTTGATCGAAAAGGGAGAGCTCGGCGGAGTCTGTCTGAATCGCGGCTGCATCCCGTCAAAAGCACTCATTCATGCTGCGGGTGAGTACCACAAGCTCGCGGGTCTGTCGAAGCTGGGGATCGAACTGCCAGCAGGGGATGCCTCGTTTCACATGCCGAAGTGGCAGAGCTGGAAGGAGTCAGTGGTTTCCCAGCTGAGTCAGGGTGTCGATCAATTATGCCAAGCCAATGGTGTGACGTTGGTGAAAGGCGTGGCGACGTTCTTGTCCAGTGATCGGATTGGGGTAGAGACAGGCGGAGATTTTGAGACGTACAAGTTCCGCCATGCCATCATCGCCACAGGATCTCGTCCCTATATCCCTCCTTTTTTAGAACCAGATCATGAGTATTTGCTCGACTCCACCGATGCATTGAAGCTGCAGGTGATACCCCATACGCTCGCGATTGTAGGCGGGGGCTACATCGGGATGGAACTCGGAATGGCCTTTGCCAAGCTGGGGTCCAAAGTGACGGTCATCGAAGCGGCTGACCGGATTTTGCCGCAGACGGCTTCGCATCTCACGGCGGAGGTGTTGAAGCAGGCGAGAAAGCTGGGGATGACCGTGAAATCAGGAACCCTCGTGGAGTCGGCAAACGTGAGCGGCGGCCAAGTCGAGCTCGAAATCCGATCCCCTCAGAATGGGCATGAACGACTATGCACGGACAAAGCTCTCATCACGATAGGCCGTGTTCCCCATACGGCGGATCTTGGGCTCGCGCAAGCCAATGTCAGTGTCAGCGAACGGGGGTACATCCCTGTCGATAACACGTGCCGCACCAGCCATCCGCATATTTTCGCGATCGGTGATGTGACGCCAGGTCCGGCTTTGGCGCATCGAGCCTCCAAGCAGGGGATCGTCGCAGCCGAGGTGATCGCAGGACTTCCCAGCAGTGTCGACTCCCCGTATGTTCCCTATGTCATTTTCACCGAGCCGCAAATCGCTGGAGTCGGCATGACAAAGGAAGAGGCGCAGCAGCAAGGCTACCAGGTGAAGGTGGCATCTTTTCCCTATCGGGCGAATGGTAAGGCGCTGGCTATCGATGCAAAGGAAGGCTTCGCTGAGGTGATTGTGGATGAAAAAAGCCATCTGCTGCTAGGCATGCATGTCGTGGGGGGGGACGCCTCCAATCTGATTGCGGAAGGCACGCTCGCCTTGGAAATGGCAGCACGTGTCGAGGATGTGGTACTTACGATGCATCCCCATCCGACGCTGAGCGAGGTATGGGTAGAGGCGGCTGAAGCTGCACTCGGTCACGCCATCCATATCGTCAACAAGCCAAAAGTGGCAACTTCATAG
- a CDS encoding sigma-54 interaction domain-containing protein, translating into MQEEASRERKWLLQEVEGLLSFITYPILVVDRFGRVIHVNPAAEHIWRRSQVVLLNQTLQDLVESAKLLEWVGKGKPLRDFPVEMTDGSGKKSPYLCRLHPLFINRKAEGAILQFTEQILETEFEKNRKYVTRYTLEDVRGHSPGIMALKEQARKIAKSDSTVLIRGESGTGKEVLAQSIHQASSRSGGPFVAINCAAIPEALLESELFGYDDGAFTGAKKGGKPGRFELALNGTLFLDEIGDMPPYLQAKLLRVLQEKRIERVGGSESIPVDTRLIAATHKDLEAMIVSGQFREDLFYRLHVIPLYVPPLRERGEDLYDLIQYYMKSFGDRLGKEPKRFTTQAMKCLLEYHWPGNIRELENTLEYIVNLEIGDLVTINSLPSSIRTSQSNGEVQRAAAASAPAYPELSIEQTEEQLILQAVQRFGRSTEGKRKAAEYLGISVATLYRRLSKINRKHPLS; encoded by the coding sequence ATGCAAGAGGAGGCTAGCAGGGAACGAAAATGGCTATTGCAAGAGGTGGAAGGGCTTCTGTCGTTCATCACCTACCCCATTTTGGTGGTCGATCGCTTTGGGCGAGTCATCCACGTGAATCCGGCTGCCGAGCATATTTGGCGGCGGTCACAGGTCGTTTTGCTCAATCAAACCCTGCAAGATTTAGTAGAGTCAGCCAAATTGCTAGAATGGGTGGGAAAAGGGAAACCGCTCCGTGACTTTCCTGTGGAAATGACAGACGGATCGGGAAAAAAATCCCCCTATCTTTGTCGTTTGCACCCTTTGTTCATCAACCGGAAAGCAGAAGGCGCCATTCTTCAGTTCACAGAGCAAATACTCGAAACCGAATTCGAAAAAAACAGAAAATACGTGACGCGTTATACGCTTGAAGATGTTCGTGGACATAGTCCCGGTATCATGGCGTTAAAAGAGCAAGCGAGAAAAATCGCAAAAAGTGATTCCACTGTCCTGATTCGGGGAGAGAGTGGCACCGGTAAGGAGGTACTCGCTCAGTCGATTCACCAAGCTAGCTCGAGAAGCGGAGGGCCCTTCGTCGCCATCAACTGTGCGGCAATTCCCGAGGCTCTACTGGAGAGCGAGCTGTTTGGATACGATGACGGAGCTTTTACAGGGGCGAAAAAGGGCGGGAAGCCGGGACGCTTTGAGCTTGCGTTGAACGGGACCTTATTCCTGGATGAAATCGGGGACATGCCTCCCTATCTCCAGGCGAAACTGCTGCGCGTCCTGCAAGAGAAGCGAATAGAGAGAGTCGGCGGTTCGGAGAGCATTCCAGTCGATACTCGTCTGATTGCGGCGACGCACAAAGACTTGGAAGCCATGATCGTCAGTGGACAGTTCCGAGAAGACTTATTTTATCGTTTGCACGTAATTCCGCTTTACGTTCCTCCCCTGCGCGAGCGTGGCGAGGACTTGTACGATCTGATTCAGTATTATATGAAATCATTTGGCGATCGACTGGGGAAAGAACCCAAGCGCTTTACGACACAGGCGATGAAATGCCTTCTGGAGTATCATTGGCCGGGGAATATCCGAGAGCTGGAGAACACACTGGAGTATATCGTAAATCTGGAGATTGGCGATCTCGTGACGATCAATAGCTTGCCTTCCTCCATTCGCACGAGTCAGAGCAACGGGGAGGTTCAGCGTGCTGCTGCAGCTTCTGCGCCAGCGTATCCGGAGCTCTCGATCGAACAAACGGAGGAGCAGCTGATCCTGCAAGCGGTACAGCGTTTTGGGAGGAGCACCGAAGGCAAGAGAAAAGCTGCGGAGTATCTGGGAATCAGCGTCGCGACTCTGTATCGGCGGCTGAGCAAGATCAACCGCAAGCATCCCTTGTCGTAA
- a CDS encoding DUF917 domain-containing protein yields MGRLLDEKDVDSLACGCTFLGSGGGGDPAIMAIMAKQAIREMGPVRLLSPFELREEEWAVTMSLMGSQAIHYEKIMSGKELMTALGILEDEIRISAQAITPLEIGGINAITPLVAASLSGLPLVDCDAMGRAFPEFQMTTFHAFGSQASPFVMCADNGQCELLLHDSNFEIEKEARLTMTKMGGSVAAASFPMRASLLQEVAIPHTLLACKRVGEAVLAAGSDIHRVFANLSQVLHNSIYGKPHKLIEGKVVDVQRHLQEGFLQGELLVEGSGYHHSEHLEVRFLSEYLLAKQGERLLATVPDILCVLDADNGLPVMIEELEMHMKVWVIAIPSPLLLRHPKMLDVVGPWNFGVADAFVPVEQLLAEEGNGGHHVSTRN; encoded by the coding sequence ATGGGGCGTTTACTTGATGAAAAAGATGTGGATTCGCTTGCCTGCGGTTGTACTTTTCTCGGCTCAGGCGGTGGAGGCGATCCGGCGATCATGGCGATCATGGCGAAGCAAGCCATTCGGGAAATGGGTCCCGTTCGTTTGCTCTCACCCTTTGAGCTTCGGGAGGAGGAGTGGGCTGTAACCATGTCCTTGATGGGCTCGCAAGCCATTCACTACGAGAAAATCATGTCAGGTAAGGAATTGATGACAGCACTCGGCATCCTTGAAGACGAAATACGAATCTCGGCTCAAGCAATCACGCCGCTGGAGATAGGGGGAATCAATGCCATTACACCTCTAGTGGCAGCCTCGTTATCAGGTTTGCCGCTAGTCGATTGTGATGCGATGGGTCGAGCTTTTCCGGAGTTTCAAATGACGACCTTCCATGCCTTTGGCTCACAAGCAAGTCCGTTCGTAATGTGCGCCGACAACGGACAATGCGAGCTTCTCCTGCATGACTCCAATTTTGAAATTGAGAAAGAGGCTCGGCTCACGATGACGAAAATGGGAGGTTCCGTTGCAGCTGCCTCTTTTCCCATGCGGGCGAGTCTCTTGCAAGAGGTGGCCATCCCTCATACCCTGCTGGCGTGCAAAAGGGTAGGTGAAGCAGTACTCGCAGCCGGATCGGATATTCATCGGGTTTTTGCCAACCTGTCGCAGGTGCTGCACAACTCCATTTACGGGAAGCCTCACAAATTGATCGAGGGGAAAGTCGTCGATGTGCAGCGTCACTTGCAGGAGGGATTTTTGCAAGGGGAATTGCTCGTGGAAGGCAGCGGCTATCATCATAGCGAGCACCTTGAGGTCAGGTTTTTGAGTGAATACCTGTTGGCAAAGCAGGGCGAACGGTTATTGGCTACGGTGCCGGATATCTTGTGTGTGCTCGATGCGGACAACGGACTTCCTGTCATGATTGAAGAGCTGGAGATGCACATGAAGGTGTGGGTGATTGCAATCCCCAGTCCCCTGTTGCTCCGTCATCCCAAGATGCTGGATGTCGTGGGACCTTGGAACTTCGGGGTGGCTGATGCCTTTGTGCCAGTCGAGCAGCTACTTGCAGAAGAAGGGAATGGCGGACATCATGTATCGACTCGGAATTGA
- a CDS encoding hydantoinase/oxoprolinase N-terminal domain-containing protein has translation MADIMYRLGIDVDSETTTGLVMDSLGKIVCCARERTTADLLGGMEQVLQKIGKRQQEVCGSIRQVIIGTDYFANALLEGENLSKVCSIRIGQTPNSIPPLYGGDEALLLAIRPLALHVAGGHELDGSVGKKDPSRQELEDRLLSIRKQGFQAFAITGAFSPVNQEHENQVARWVRELWGDECSITTSHELGSIGFLERENSAILNAALSKLITHSLKGLKCLIRRHHIEASIYFTQNDGSLLSYESALLHPIRTYGSRISNSFRGAALLTELQECVIVDVSRYRVNIGAMEGGFPREKRRNPTIAGVHVNLRMPDITTLSLEATSSVRDDLLDAVYHAIQRFQPRFEPLPIVFVGEGSERIASAFNFPWADVHLPGHYQNASALGACIAPISGSVDRIYWLEERSREETIGLAKKEAVQAAVKAGAALDSVVVQKLETIPLSYMPTKALRVKAKAVGTLNFFEQTH, from the coding sequence ATGGCGGACATCATGTATCGACTCGGAATTGACGTAGACAGCGAAACAACCACAGGCCTGGTCATGGACAGCCTAGGAAAGATCGTATGCTGTGCCAGAGAACGGACAACGGCAGATTTGCTTGGAGGAATGGAGCAGGTCCTGCAAAAGATAGGCAAGCGGCAGCAGGAAGTATGCGGGAGCATCCGGCAAGTCATCATCGGTACGGATTACTTCGCAAATGCCCTGCTCGAAGGGGAGAATCTATCCAAGGTTTGTTCCATCCGCATCGGTCAGACTCCCAACTCCATTCCTCCGCTGTATGGAGGGGATGAGGCATTGCTGCTGGCGATCCGCCCTCTCGCACTGCACGTAGCAGGAGGACATGAGCTTGATGGAAGCGTGGGGAAGAAGGATCCGTCTAGACAGGAGCTGGAGGATCGATTGTTGTCCATCAGGAAGCAAGGCTTTCAAGCATTTGCCATTACAGGGGCATTCTCGCCAGTCAATCAGGAGCATGAAAACCAAGTGGCTCGATGGGTTCGGGAGCTGTGGGGAGATGAGTGTTCGATCACTACGTCCCACGAGCTTGGGAGTATCGGTTTCTTGGAGAGGGAAAACTCGGCTATTCTCAATGCTGCCTTGTCCAAGCTCATCACCCATTCGCTCAAAGGTCTCAAATGTCTGATTCGCCGACACCACATTGAAGCATCCATCTACTTTACGCAAAACGACGGATCTCTCTTATCCTATGAATCTGCCCTTCTCCATCCCATTCGCACATATGGATCACGCATTTCCAATAGTTTTCGCGGTGCAGCCCTGCTTACCGAGCTGCAGGAATGCGTCATCGTCGATGTGAGCCGATACCGAGTGAACATTGGAGCGATGGAAGGTGGATTTCCCAGGGAAAAGCGTCGGAATCCAACCATTGCAGGCGTTCACGTCAACCTCAGAATGCCCGACATTACAACTCTCTCACTAGAAGCGACTTCTTCTGTTCGTGACGACCTGCTCGATGCGGTTTATCATGCCATCCAACGATTTCAGCCGCGTTTTGAACCGCTGCCGATCGTTTTTGTAGGAGAGGGAAGTGAGCGGATCGCTTCTGCATTCAACTTTCCGTGGGCGGATGTCCACCTGCCCGGCCATTATCAGAATGCCAGTGCGCTTGGCGCCTGCATTGCACCTATCAGCGGAAGCGTAGATCGCATTTATTGGCTGGAAGAACGAAGCCGTGAAGAAACGATCGGGCTTGCCAAGAAAGAAGCTGTACAAGCAGCGGTCAAAGCAGGAGCAGCACTTGATTCTGTCGTCGTGCAAAAACTGGAAACCATCCCACTCTCCTATATGCCAACCAAAGCCTTGCGTGTCAAAGCGAAGGCGGTCGGAACCCTGAATTTTTTCGAGCAAACCCACTAA
- a CDS encoding purine-cytosine permease family protein, whose translation MASHSNMADDYSLSRVPKEARVPMWEILVIRIGAFTSLSQFILGAFLGYGMSFWDAALASFLGAIILEVVILLIGIAGAREGLSTSMLSRWTGFGKYGSSIIGFVIAISTIGWFGVQNSVFANGINDAFGGALGFPLAATLTGLFVTVIVIFGFKWLGVTAKIAVPGFLLTIAYGIYQVFDSHSLPELMSSSAPGPALSLGAAATMVAGSFMVGAVLTPDMTRYCRSSKDVLWSTLISVVIGEIIINLIAVLMAHAVKTSDVVTIALQTSGWLGAATVIFATVKINDINLYSASLGFTNIIHALFGKNVNRGLITLIVGMAGTILSVLGILDQFVNFLIFLGVWIPPIAGIMVVDYFILKRSRQVLDESRMNGELPAVCETWNPVALVAWALGFGIGYLIQWGIPSINSLAVAGVVYFVGMKVFGAALDQKWNVKMDKAG comes from the coding sequence ATGGCTAGTCATTCAAACATGGCTGACGATTACTCGCTGAGCAGAGTGCCCAAAGAGGCACGTGTCCCCATGTGGGAAATTCTCGTCATTCGGATCGGTGCGTTTACTTCTCTCAGTCAGTTCATATTGGGTGCATTTCTCGGGTACGGGATGTCTTTTTGGGATGCTGCGCTTGCCAGTTTTCTGGGAGCGATCATTTTGGAAGTCGTCATTCTGCTCATTGGGATTGCAGGCGCACGTGAGGGACTGTCCACCAGCATGCTGAGCAGATGGACGGGTTTTGGAAAATACGGATCAAGCATCATCGGATTCGTCATCGCGATTTCTACGATTGGCTGGTTCGGCGTCCAGAATTCCGTATTTGCCAACGGTATTAATGATGCCTTTGGAGGAGCATTGGGGTTCCCACTGGCCGCCACCCTGACAGGGCTATTTGTCACCGTGATTGTGATTTTCGGTTTCAAGTGGCTGGGAGTAACGGCCAAGATTGCCGTTCCCGGTTTTTTGCTCACGATCGCTTATGGAATCTACCAGGTGTTTGATAGCCATTCGCTCCCCGAACTGATGTCGTCGTCGGCGCCAGGTCCCGCACTTTCGCTGGGTGCCGCGGCAACCATGGTGGCAGGAAGCTTCATGGTGGGAGCTGTACTGACGCCGGATATGACGCGCTATTGCCGAAGCAGCAAGGACGTGCTGTGGTCTACGCTCATCTCCGTGGTGATCGGTGAAATTATCATCAATCTGATTGCGGTCCTCATGGCGCACGCTGTGAAAACGAGTGATGTCGTAACCATCGCCTTGCAGACTTCCGGTTGGCTGGGAGCAGCGACAGTTATCTTCGCGACGGTGAAAATCAACGATATCAACTTGTATTCCGCATCTTTGGGCTTTACCAATATCATACACGCACTGTTTGGTAAAAATGTGAATCGCGGTCTCATTACTCTCATTGTCGGAATGGCGGGAACCATTTTGTCTGTCCTGGGAATCTTGGATCAATTTGTGAATTTCCTCATTTTCCTCGGGGTGTGGATCCCGCCGATCGCCGGAATAATGGTAGTCGATTATTTCATTTTAAAACGTAGCAGACAAGTGCTGGATGAGAGTCGGATGAATGGTGAACTGCCTGCTGTCTGTGAAACCTGGAATCCGGTTGCACTCGTCGCATGGGCTCTGGGCTTTGGAATCGGCTACCTGATTCAATGGGGAATTCCCTCGATCAATTCACTGGCTGTCGCCGGAGTTGTGTACTTCGTTGGAATGAAGGTTTTCGGGGCAGCTTTGGATCAGAAATGGAATGTGAAGATGGACAAAGCAGGTTAA
- a CDS encoding DUF917 domain-containing protein has translation MRRIGKQEIEDIAIGAAVLGTGGGGDPYIGKLMALQAVEEYGPITLLSVDEVPDEALVVASGGMGAPTVLIEKIPSGHEVAQTFQALEKYMGKKVFATYPIEAGGINSMLPLALAAQLRLPVVDVDGMGRAFPELQMTTFYLDGISATPMVLADEKGNVTIMDTIDNSWTERIARSVTVQKGGSATCAIYPMFGKNLKESGIHSILQLEEKIGRAIRLAKETNVDPVQEVLKLTDGFELFRGKVVDVDRKTEGGWARGTAKIEGLLQYKGENLELRFQNEHLLARTKDRLLCVTPDLIAVLDSETGLPITTEGLRYGARAVVIGMPCHPKWRTEKGIETVGPRYFRYDADYIPVEQLVEKGSVVK, from the coding sequence GTGAGACGGATAGGAAAACAGGAAATAGAAGACATCGCAATCGGCGCGGCAGTTTTGGGAACCGGAGGAGGGGGAGATCCGTACATCGGCAAATTGATGGCTCTCCAGGCAGTGGAAGAATACGGACCCATCACCTTGCTGTCTGTAGATGAGGTGCCAGATGAGGCACTCGTCGTTGCCTCCGGAGGCATGGGCGCTCCGACTGTTCTCATCGAGAAAATTCCCAGCGGGCATGAAGTGGCGCAGACCTTTCAGGCGTTGGAGAAATACATGGGCAAGAAAGTTTTTGCCACTTACCCGATTGAGGCGGGAGGAATCAACTCGATGCTTCCTTTGGCGCTTGCGGCACAGCTGAGATTGCCGGTGGTGGATGTAGACGGCATGGGGCGCGCTTTTCCAGAGCTGCAGATGACGACATTTTACCTCGATGGCATTTCTGCGACTCCGATGGTCCTCGCCGACGAGAAAGGGAACGTCACGATCATGGATACCATCGATAATTCCTGGACAGAGCGCATCGCCCGCAGCGTCACCGTGCAAAAAGGCGGATCTGCCACATGCGCCATCTACCCGATGTTCGGCAAAAACCTGAAGGAGAGCGGCATCCACAGCATCCTGCAGCTGGAGGAAAAGATCGGTCGGGCCATTCGCTTGGCGAAGGAAACGAACGTCGACCCTGTTCAGGAAGTGCTGAAATTGACCGACGGCTTTGAATTGTTCCGCGGCAAAGTGGTGGATGTTGACCGCAAGACAGAAGGCGGATGGGCGAGGGGAACGGCAAAGATCGAAGGATTGCTGCAGTACAAGGGTGAGAACCTCGAGCTTCGTTTCCAAAACGAGCATCTGCTTGCACGTACAAAAGATCGCCTGCTCTGCGTGACCCCTGATCTGATCGCTGTGCTGGATTCGGAAACGGGACTTCCGATTACCACAGAAGGCTTGCGCTATGGTGCGCGTGCGGTGGTCATCGGGATGCCGTGCCATCCAAAATGGCGAACGGAAAAAGGGATCGAGACAGTCGGTCCACGTTACTTCCGTTATGACGCGGATTACATCCCCGTTGAACAGCTGGTGGAGAAAGGAAGTGTTGTGAAATGA
- a CDS encoding hydantoinase/oxoprolinase N-terminal domain-containing protein has translation MNYRIGIDVGGTHTDAVLLDSEYRVLSKTKSSTTQDVSTGIYEAMREVIAQAGVPREQITYAMLGTTHCTNAIVERKRLNEIAVIRIGAPATFAIKPLVGVPDDLREHLGKRVYIVRGGHEFDGREIVKLDEEELYRIAREIKGKVDSVAVASVFSPVSKEHEMRAGEILREVLGEETPISLSYEIGSVGLLERENATILNASIVTVAKTTAYGFMDALKAEGVHARVFFGQNDGTLMSIEYAIKYPILTIGCGPTNSIRGASYLSGLANALVVDVGGTTTDIGVLVNSFPRESSLAVEIGGARTNFRMPDLISIGLGGGTIVRIQENGQFTVGPDSVGYQLPQKGLAFGGDTLTATDVVIALEKVKLGDPQKVAHLDKELLENVYSRIVEMAEEAIDKMKTSAEPVPVILVGGGSILLPDVLKGASQIIRPENFGVANAIGAAIAQISGQIDRVFSLDETGREKTLETAKRMAIDEAIAAGAEPETIEIVEFEDIPLSYLGNATRIRVKAAGTLAAPVEV, from the coding sequence ATGAATTACAGAATCGGGATTGACGTAGGCGGCACGCATACAGACGCGGTACTCCTGGACAGCGAATATCGGGTGCTGTCCAAGACCAAATCTTCTACCACGCAAGATGTGAGCACCGGTATCTATGAGGCCATGCGTGAAGTGATCGCACAAGCAGGGGTTCCCCGTGAACAGATCACCTACGCGATGCTGGGAACGACCCATTGCACCAATGCGATCGTGGAGAGGAAGCGTTTGAATGAAATTGCGGTCATCCGCATAGGGGCTCCAGCTACGTTCGCCATCAAGCCATTGGTGGGTGTACCGGATGACCTGCGTGAACATCTGGGGAAACGCGTGTATATCGTTCGAGGTGGACACGAGTTCGATGGGAGAGAAATCGTAAAGCTGGATGAGGAAGAGCTCTATCGCATTGCGCGTGAGATCAAAGGGAAGGTGGACTCTGTCGCGGTCGCCTCCGTATTCTCCCCAGTATCCAAGGAGCACGAGATGAGAGCAGGAGAAATCCTGCGCGAAGTACTCGGGGAAGAAACCCCCATTTCCCTCTCGTATGAGATTGGAAGTGTCGGCTTGCTGGAACGGGAAAACGCTACGATTTTGAATGCTTCCATCGTGACTGTGGCAAAAACGACAGCTTACGGCTTTATGGACGCACTCAAAGCGGAAGGCGTCCATGCGCGTGTCTTTTTTGGACAGAACGATGGCACGTTGATGAGCATCGAATACGCCATCAAGTATCCGATTCTCACCATCGGCTGCGGCCCTACGAACAGTATCCGCGGAGCCTCTTATTTGTCCGGACTGGCGAATGCCCTCGTCGTGGATGTAGGTGGGACGACCACAGATATCGGCGTACTCGTCAACTCCTTCCCGCGCGAATCTTCGCTGGCAGTTGAAATAGGGGGAGCCCGCACGAATTTCCGGATGCCTGACCTGATCTCGATCGGTTTGGGTGGCGGTACGATTGTTCGAATTCAAGAGAATGGACAGTTTACCGTCGGACCGGACAGCGTCGGCTACCAGCTGCCGCAAAAAGGACTCGCATTTGGCGGGGATACATTGACTGCGACCGATGTCGTGATTGCGCTTGAAAAGGTGAAGCTGGGCGATCCTCAAAAAGTAGCCCATCTGGATAAAGAACTCCTCGAGAATGTGTACAGCCGCATCGTAGAGATGGCTGAAGAGGCGATTGACAAGATGAAAACCAGCGCGGAACCTGTTCCCGTCATTCTGGTTGGCGGAGGCAGCATCTTGCTGCCGGACGTATTAAAAGGGGCATCCCAAATCATCCGTCCCGAAAACTTTGGTGTGGCGAATGCCATCGGTGCGGCTATTGCGCAAATCAGCGGGCAGATCGATCGAGTCTTTTCCCTGGATGAAACCGGCCGGGAAAAAACGCTGGAAACAGCCAAACGTATGGCGATCGATGAAGCCATCGCAGCGGGTGCGGAGCCGGAAACGATCGAGATCGTCGAGTTCGAGGATATTCCATTGTCCTATCTGGGTAATGCCACAAGGATTCGAGTAAAGGCAGCTGGAACGCTCGCAGCACCGGTAGAGGTGTGA
- a CDS encoding aspartate/glutamate racemase family protein, whose protein sequence is MKIRVLLPTIMDIFNEEVKQEFAHYLDETTEVQVCNLDYGPASVEGEYDEALAIPNMLEKAIEAQNEGCDGIISLCFADPGVKAAREALDIPVIGAGESSMLFASMLAKSYSVVTVLPNVISMIENVTKSVGVHGKLASIRYVDIPVLDLVDKEKMEQSLFEEMVKAIELDKAHALILGCTGMMGVAENLQTKLKEHGYDVPVIDPSFASAKVLESVISMKVKQSKLTYMKPTEKLRTSR, encoded by the coding sequence ATGAAAATCAGAGTCTTATTGCCAACCATCATGGATATTTTCAATGAAGAGGTCAAACAGGAATTTGCGCACTATTTGGATGAAACGACAGAAGTTCAGGTTTGCAACTTGGATTATGGACCAGCCTCTGTAGAAGGGGAGTACGACGAAGCGTTGGCCATCCCGAACATGCTGGAAAAAGCGATCGAAGCGCAAAACGAAGGATGCGACGGCATCATCAGCCTGTGTTTTGCAGACCCCGGTGTGAAAGCGGCTCGTGAAGCACTGGACATCCCTGTCATCGGTGCAGGGGAATCCTCGATGCTATTTGCCAGCATGCTGGCGAAATCCTATTCCGTCGTCACTGTGCTGCCGAATGTCATCTCCATGATTGAAAATGTAACGAAATCGGTGGGTGTTCACGGCAAGCTGGCCTCCATCCGCTATGTGGATATCCCTGTTTTGGACCTCGTAGATAAAGAAAAAATGGAACAATCCTTATTCGAAGAAATGGTGAAGGCGATCGAGCTCGATAAAGCCCACGCACTGATTTTGGGCTGCACCGGAATGATGGGTGTCGCAGAAAATCTCCAGACCAAGCTGAAAGAACACGGCTATGACGTACCCGTCATCGATCCATCATTTGCCTCTGCGAAAGTGCTGGAAAGTGTGATTTCCATGAAGGTCAAACAAAGCAAGCTGACTTACATGAAGCCTACGGAAAAGCTCCGTACATCGAGATAA